TGCGGTGAATAAAAAAGACGGAACACTAAGTCTGATAGGTCATGAGTCTAGTGGCGGTGTAAGGCCTCGTAACTTCTGTATAGATAAAGCAGGTAAATTTGTATTTGTCGCCAATCGTGAAAGCGATAATGTGGTCGTATACTCCAGAGACGAAAAAACCGGTAAGCTTACACCTACCGGTCAGGAGATTAATATTCCTGCTGCCGTTTGTATTCAACAGCTCTAGCCTTTCTTAGCCCTGCTTAGTTTAGGAACATGACCATATTCCACCCATTGCAGGGGTTATAGAATTCGTAATCGTAGCTAATAGTTTCAGGAGCTTTAATAATATACGTATTACCGCCTTCTGTTAGTTTGTTGAGATATTTATCCATCGCTTCATAATTGAGAGTTTGGGTAGTATCTCTAAACACCGTGTATTCGGGAGCGAAATCAAAATTTACCTTATTAGCCTCATAGGTAGGCGTAAACTCTTTTACCGCGATAGTAGTAGTGTTGTCTTCCTCATTAACAATATAGTAGCCCAAAGCCAGAAAGGGATCTTCAGGGTCGTTCTGGTAATAGAGCACCATAATTTCTGCTCCTGGTATTTCAGCAGCTATATCAGGGCCAACTGATACGCCATTATCAAATACACCGCCAATAGAAACAGTATAGATGTCATTTTCTATATTGGCGAAAGCAGCACCTCCTGGGTCAGTAATTGTAGCACTTAGGTTAATAACTGAAGCATTGATAGCTCCGCCCAGTTGTGAAAGTTCAAGGGGATCCTGATCAGGACAAATGCTGAGGCTACTTTCTGAAAGCTGGTTTAGCTGGATTGAAGATAAAGATATACTCTTGCCCAATATATTGGTTTCCAATGCTTCGGCCAGTACGATAGAGCTCCCTTCCACTACATATGAAGTAGAAAAGCTAAAAGGACTACTTTCGCTAAGATTGCCCAGTGTGTTGGCATAACTAAAACTAATTGTTCTTCTTACCTCGTCCAAAACCAGGTATAGAGATAAATCTTTGGCAGGATAATCCAGCCTGTAAAGAGGCGTAAGCGTCATTACCCCCTCGGCTAGAGTAGATAAACTTTTATCTAAAGCTACGCCAAGCATGCTTTCATTAACCGGAGTAGCCGGCTGGAATACAATGGTGGTAGCAGATGAAGGATCGGTTTTACTTCTGAATACCAGATCACCATCAGGAGTAGTGTTTACGTAGTCAAACTCATACTCCGCCAGAAAAGATGCCTGATCCAGTTCAAACAGGTAACTAAAAAACGAGTAGTTTTCAAAGATTAGCTCCAGACCTAAAGAATTATCAATTCGGTAAGAGATCGTCTGATCATAAAACTCTCCTTCGTTTACACCAAAGTCTGTTCTGATACGCACTTTACCTTCACTATCAAAATTTAAAAGGATATTAAAAGCGCCTGACGTACTTTCCGGTTGATACCTGAGAAACCAGCCATCAGATGGAGCTATAAGCTTAGATTGTAGCTCAGAAATGGCTTCAGCAACTCTTTCATCAGCACTTTTATCAAATACAGGTTCATCATCCTGACAGGCGAATAATAAAAATAGCAGGCTTGCAGTCAGTATTAATCGGTTCATATTACAGTCTGTCTTGAATGATTTCTCTAACTTTTAGAAGGTCAACACCTGTGTTTTGCTCATAATGATCCAGTATCAGGTTATACTTACTACGAATCAGCGCCCTGCCCTCATTGCGTTCAACACAGTCTACATCGGTGCAATCTTCTTCTTCGTTGATGTACAGCTCATAGAAGTCTGGCTCAAAAAGGACAAAGGCTACAATTTCTGCATAATCCTCATTAAAAGAGCTGGTACCGTAAGGCGAAACAAAGCCTCTTCTCAGGGCTTCATCATCACTTAAAGTAAACCACGAGCCGGAAGATGTATACCCCTGTGGAGAAATTTGCTGAAAGTTAGGCGGCAGGTTGTAGCGCTGGTGGATAATGTGGGCAAACTCATGGTAAATCGTACCTAGTTGCCTCAATACCCAGGCTGTATTGCTTTCGTCAATGTCATTAGCTTCGGTAAGTGTAATTCTGGCGCCAGAGTCAGCAGTACCCAGGGTTACTGTTCCATCACTGTTGAAGATGGATGAGCCTATAAGTACGATTTCGGCAGGTACGTGTGCTTTAAAAAACGTTTCTCCATTTGGCACCTGAAGATAGGGTTCTATCCAAAACTTAGTCAGAAAGTCCAGTACTGGTTCTACCACATCTAAACGCGGGGGTGAAACCCTTTTGTTAGGATCTACATATCTGTCTACAAAGCGGTAGCGTACCGCTACCCCATAAGGGTCTACGAACTGCTCCTGTATTAATATATCCAGCGGATCGTTAGAGGGCTCCTGCACCTGCTGATCTTTGTTTACCAGATCTTCTTGATAGCAGCCGGAAGCAGAAAATAGTAATAGCGAAATTATTAGTGTATAACGTATGCTTCTCATATTCTTCAAAAATTATCTAGGATTAGGGCTTAGTCCGCCAACATTCTGAGCAGCTTCTGGGATTTGTAAGGCTTTTCGGTTATCGTCAGCTTCCAGAGTAATGGTAGAGCCATTGGCAAGTACGTGTGTTACCGGAAATCCATAGCGTTTGATATCAAACCACCGTAGTCCTTCGTGTACAAACTCCTTAGGACGTTCTATTTCCAGTATATAAATGAGCAGGGCCACCCGAGAATCTGTAGTACCAATATAACTTTGAATGCCCTGCAGGTCTATAGATACCTCTTCGCTATAGCGCTTGTTCCAGAGTAACTGTAGATCGGCCAGTGCTTCATTTACCCTGTTTAGCTGAGCCAGGCTTTCTGCTCGGTTAAGTAGCACCTCCTCTCCTCTGAACGGAGCAACAATAGTGTAATTGAAACCTACACCAGAGGTGAGGCTCGTTCTTTCAAACAAAAACTCAAAGCGAGAGGCAGAGATACCATTCTCACCTCTTACGAAGGCAGGATCTGAACGCAGGTCTACAGCCCCCTGAAAAGGATTGTTGCCAAATATTCTTCCGCTATACACCTCACTATCGGGCCAGTAGCCCACATTTAAATGAAAATTAGTAACCTTTCTGATCAGCAGTAGATTGCTGGGGTCATTTGGAGAAGTAAACAGACGAACATAATCTTCGGTGTTTACGCGCTCTTCCAGTAGTGCTGCCAGGTCTTTAATATAAACATCTGGGTTACTTCCCAAAAGCTGGTTGCTATATTCTATGCAACGGTTGTAGTCTCCCTGATAAAGATAGAAGCGGGAAGCAAATGCCAATGCTGAGTTTTTGGTAAAATGATACTTTCCGGAATTTGCGAGAAAAGAGCCATCTACCAGCTCTAGTCCTTCCAGCAGATCATCTTCAATATTATCATACACTTTTTGCACACTTACTCTCTTGTACTGCTTTACAAACTCAGTCTCTGGTGTGGTAACGTAAGGTACGCCAGGGTCACTAGATGCTGAGCTGGGATCGTAATGTTTGGCAAAAAGGTTAACCAGCATAAAATGGCCATAAGCACGCGCCAGCAAGGCTTCCCCCTTTACTGCTCGTCTCTGTGCTTCATCGCCTGGTAGTTGGTCTACTACAGCCAACACCTCATTGGCATGGGCTATGGCCTCATATGTTTCGTTCCAGAAAAAGGTAGGAGAATCCTGAAACAACTCATCTACCTCTTCCCAGGCGTAGGACTGGTTGTGTTGATCTTCTTTGGTGGTACCCTGAGTGTAGGTAACCATATCGCCCATCCACTCTACAAAGTTGTACCCCCCTTCAGAGTAGGCATTAGTCAGCAGTTGCTGGGCTTTATCCAGGGTATTCAGCTCTACCCTAAGGTCAGGGTTTTCTTCCAGAAAATCATTACAGGCTCCCAAAAAAAGCATTGAGAGACACAGTCCGACAGTATTTTTAATGGATAGGTTCATCCTGTTTAGCATACTAAAATCCAACGTTTAAGGTAAATGTCACCTGGCGAGGCTGAGGAAAGGCGACCCCTCCGGCAGAGAAAAACTCAGGGTCTTGTCCGTTTAGAGCTTCATCAGAGTATAAAAGAAGAAGATTTTGCCCCTCAACCCCCAGCGTAGCTGTACTCGCTCCAATTCTACTTGTCAGCTTATTGGGCAGATTATATGTAAGCCTGACTGTTTTTAATCGTGCATAACCTCCATCAGCTACTCTTACAGTGCTTTTGTTGTATAGATCGTAGGCATTTCTGAGCGGAGCCGTATTGTCTCCCTGCACAATACGCTGATCCAGTATTACCGGAATATTCGTCAGCTCTTCATCACCGGGCACAACCCAACGGTCAGTAAAGCTTTTAGAGAAAGAATTAAAATCTGTGTATTGGGGGTAGAATGCATCGTTCAGCCTGATTTTATACCCAAACTTGTAAGACAGCAATACACTTAGCGAGAAATTTTTGTAGCGGAAGTTGTTAGTAAAGCCACCTGCTCCCATAGGTTCTGAAGGCCCTTCGTATTGTAAAATTTTACTGAGGCTGTCTCTTTCCTGTAAATTGTAATCATATACTACCTCGCCGTTCAGGTCATAAAAAGTAGGAATCCCCCTCAGATCCAGACCGGCAAATTTGGTTGAGTATATTCCACGACGAGGACCATTCAGAATTGCCGCTCCCTGTGCCGAAATAGCATCGGCTATTCGTGGGCCAAAGTCCAGACGAGTCACCTGATCTTTGGTATAGCCTATATTGAAATTGGTAGACCAACTAAAGTCCTGATTGTATACATTCAGTGTATTGATAGAAAACTCAAAACCTTCAGAGGTAAGGTCGGCAAAGTTACCCAGTTTATAGGCTATCCCCCCTACTCCACTGGTTTGCAAAGTACCTATAAGGTCAAAAGCATCTCTCTGGTAATAGTCTATGGTACCTGTAATGCGATCATTCATCAGGCCAAAATCCAGTCCAAAGTTCAGCTCTTTTAGCTTTTCCCAGGTCAAGTCCTGATTTTCTAATGCATCTATATACAGATAGCTTTCATTGTCGGTAGGTCGCAGAGTTACGTCAGATTGCAGGTTGAGCAACGCGCTAACATCTGGCCCCAGGGTAGCAGAAAGCCCATAAGTACCTCTTAGCTTAAGGTAAGATACAACTGCCGGTAGCGTGATAAAGCTCTCCTGATCTATAT
This window of the Porifericola rhodea genome carries:
- a CDS encoding DUF4302 domain-containing protein, which gives rise to MNRLILTASLLFLLFACQDDEPVFDKSADERVAEAISELQSKLIAPSDGWFLRYQPESTSGAFNILLNFDSEGKVRIRTDFGVNEGEFYDQTISYRIDNSLGLELIFENYSFFSYLFELDQASFLAEYEFDYVNTTPDGDLVFRSKTDPSSATTIVFQPATPVNESMLGVALDKSLSTLAEGVMTLTPLYRLDYPAKDLSLYLVLDEVRRTISFSYANTLGNLSESSPFSFSTSYVVEGSSIVLAEALETNILGKSISLSSIQLNQLSESSLSICPDQDPLELSQLGGAINASVINLSATITDPGGAAFANIENDIYTVSIGGVFDNGVSVGPDIAAEIPGAEIMVLYYQNDPEDPFLALGYYIVNEEDNTTTIAVKEFTPTYEANKVNFDFAPEYTVFRDTTQTLNYEAMDKYLNKLTEGGNTYIIKAPETISYDYEFYNPCNGWNMVMFLN
- a CDS encoding substrate import-associated zinc metallohydrolase lipoprotein, yielding MRSIRYTLIISLLLFSASGCYQEDLVNKDQQVQEPSNDPLDILIQEQFVDPYGVAVRYRFVDRYVDPNKRVSPPRLDVVEPVLDFLTKFWIEPYLQVPNGETFFKAHVPAEIVLIGSSIFNSDGTVTLGTADSGARITLTEANDIDESNTAWVLRQLGTIYHEFAHIIHQRYNLPPNFQQISPQGYTSSGSWFTLSDDEALRRGFVSPYGTSSFNEDYAEIVAFVLFEPDFYELYINEEEDCTDVDCVERNEGRALIRSKYNLILDHYEQNTGVDLLKVREIIQDRL
- a CDS encoding RagB/SusD family nutrient uptake outer membrane protein; translation: MNLSIKNTVGLCLSMLFLGACNDFLEENPDLRVELNTLDKAQQLLTNAYSEGGYNFVEWMGDMVTYTQGTTKEDQHNQSYAWEEVDELFQDSPTFFWNETYEAIAHANEVLAVVDQLPGDEAQRRAVKGEALLARAYGHFMLVNLFAKHYDPSSASSDPGVPYVTTPETEFVKQYKRVSVQKVYDNIEDDLLEGLELVDGSFLANSGKYHFTKNSALAFASRFYLYQGDYNRCIEYSNQLLGSNPDVYIKDLAALLEERVNTEDYVRLFTSPNDPSNLLLIRKVTNFHLNVGYWPDSEVYSGRIFGNNPFQGAVDLRSDPAFVRGENGISASRFEFLFERTSLTSGVGFNYTIVAPFRGEEVLLNRAESLAQLNRVNEALADLQLLWNKRYSEEVSIDLQGIQSYIGTTDSRVALLIYILEIERPKEFVHEGLRWFDIKRYGFPVTHVLANGSTITLEADDNRKALQIPEAAQNVGGLSPNPR